A window from Theobroma cacao cultivar B97-61/B2 chromosome 3, Criollo_cocoa_genome_V2, whole genome shotgun sequence encodes these proteins:
- the LOC18604526 gene encoding uncharacterized protein LOC18604526 → MKGVIRFARRGKLNLRYIRLFRIIERIGLVEYRLKLPLELDRIHNVFHVLMLKKYVLDPSHILETPPIELQEDLKFEVQPVHILDRKDRVLRNKNIPMVKVLWKNARMEEMTWEVEHQMRNQYSHLFSESGK, encoded by the coding sequence atgaaaggtgtgatccGGTTCGCAAGGCGAGGAAAGCTTAATCTGAGATACATTAGACTCTTTCGTAttattgaaaggattgggctAGTGGAATATAGACTAAAGTTACCCTTAGAGTTGGATCGGATTCACAATGTCTTCCACGTCTTAATGTTGAAGAAGTATGTACTTGATCCCTCCCATATCCTCGAGACACCTCCGATTGAGTTACAAGAAGATTTAAAGTTTGAGGTGCAACCTGTACAtattctagatcgaaaggatcgagtgttGAGGAATAAGAACATTCCAATGGTTAAGGTGTTGTGGAAAAATGCTCGGATGGaggagatgacgtgggaagttGAGCATCAAATGAGAAACCAATACTCTCATCTTTTCTCCGAgtctggtaagtga